In the Helianthus annuus cultivar XRQ/B chromosome 11, HanXRQr2.0-SUNRISE, whole genome shotgun sequence genome, one interval contains:
- the LOC110888081 gene encoding probable leucine-rich repeat receptor-like protein kinase At5g05160, whose amino-acid sequence MDPNLRGLLFALTVLALSVNVTSRKDLSAVAQNDTASAPSADNTHHEKKGTSTLFIVEIVLVIALLGMIVSVAIVKVTKSIKKTENMKNNLQSSPKTSIIMSLTEVKQEETSQDLVFFTEEEHRFKLENLLDAGADLQNQNFCSSLYRVQLNNNGDYAVKRLKKLQASNAEFACTMAKVGKINHPNILPLVAYSCQGEEKLLIYKYQNKGSLLSLMERYVEGKRDFPWKLRMSIAVGIAKGLDHIYKSFEDSEIIPHGNIKLSNILLNENEEPLISEYGYSSVLDPKSVCLFKSNGYTAPERSLSEQGDVYSFGVILLELLTGKIVDNSGLDLPKWVKAMVREEWTGEVFDKEIAKVGMFGFPLLNISLKCVAHFAENRPTMAEVLESILGVVDEDLSCSSEESTPRDGRVLYSVAEEEG is encoded by the exons ATGGACCCGAATCTCAGGGGATTACTATTCGCCCTCACAGTTTTAGCTCTCTCTGTCAATGTCACCAGTAGGAAGGATCTTTCAGCGGTAGCCCAGAACGACACTGCATCCGCCCCGTCAGCAGATAACACGCATCATGAAAAAAAAGGGACTAGCACTTTGTTTATCGTAGAGATTGTTCTTGTAATAGCATTACTCGGCATGATTGTCTCTGTGGCGATTGTGAAGGTTACAAAATCAATAAAGAAAACGGAGAACATGAAGAACAATCTCCAATCTTCCCCTAAAACTTCCATTATCATGAGCTTGACAGAAGTCAAACAAGAAGAAACAAGTCAAGATCTTGTTTTCTTTACAGAAGAAGAGCATCGGTTTAAACTAGAAAATCTTCTTGATGCCGGGGCTGATTTGCAAAACCAAAACTTCTGTAGCAGCCTTTACAGGGTTCAGCTCAACAACAATGGTGATTATGCGGTCAAAAGATTGAAGAAATTACAGGCGTCAAACGCAGAATTTGCATGCACGATGGCGAAAGTTGGGAAAATAAACCATCCAAACATTCTACCTCTGGTGGCTTATAGTTGTCAAGGTGAAGAAAAGCTTTTAATTTACAAGTATCAGAATAAAGGAAGCCTTCTCTCCCTCATGGAAA GGTACGTCGAGGGGAAACGGGATTTCCCGTGGAAACTTCGGATGTCTATAGCGGTTGGTATAGCAAAGGGTTTGGATCATATATACAAAAGCTTTGAAGACTCAGAGATCATTCCACATGGAAATATAAAGCTTTCCAACATTCTTCTAAACGAAAATGAAGAACCACTAATAAGTGAATACGGGTACTCAAGTGTGCTTGATCCAAAGAGTGTGTGTTTATTCAAATCCAACGGGTATACAGCCCCTGAGAGATCTTTATCAGAACAAGGCGATGTGTACAGTTTTGGGGTGATCCTTTTGGAACTGTTAACGGGAAAGATAGTGGACAACAGTGGATTAGATCTACCAAAGTGGGTGAAAGCAATGGTTAGAGAAGAATGGACAGGTGAGGTTTTCGATAAGGAGATCGCAAAGGTTGGAATGTTTGGTTTTCCTTTGTTAAACATTTCACTTAAATGCGTGGCTCATTTTGCTGAGAATCGACCTACAATGGCTGAGGTTTTAGAGTCGATCCTTGGAGTTGTTGATGAAGATCTTTCGTGTTCATCAGAAGAGTCCACCCCTCGAGATGGTCGCGTGCTATATTCAGTGGCAGAGGAGGAGGGTTGA
- the LOC110890043 gene encoding uncharacterized protein LOC110890043: MKNNQETKPEIQSLTQVSHESQSDQHNNATDTPVPDTGSASISSNDNRKVSREDIELVQNLIERCLQLYMNRDEVVKTLLNRARIDPGFTTLVWQKLEEENADFFRAYYIRLKLKKQIILFNHLLEHQYRLTKYPMQPKLPLAPIQNGIHPMPVNNLPMGYPVLPQPPMAATGQPHMNPMGISNCHVVNGVPAPRNFQPMRVNSGNETMGIDNSAADVAPAVPVNGAISPISDMPMSPTSVASSGHFPFTASEISGMGVDTSALDSAFPSDVASSVGLHLPPDNGTSRPFGNIPWNFSLSDLTADLSNLGDLGALGNYPGSPFLPSDSDILLDSPEQEDIVEEFFADSVPGPPCSNSDDEKS, translated from the exons ATGAAGAACAATCAG GAAACTAAGCCAGAAATACAGTCCTTAACCCAAGTTTCACACGAGTCCCAAAGTGACCAACATAACAATGCGACAGACACTCCTGTTCCTGACACTGGTTCAGCCTCCATTTCAAGCAATGACAACAGAAAAGTTTCTAGGGAAGATATCGAACTT GTCCAGAACTTGATAGAACGCTGTTTGCAACTGTATATGAACCGAGATGAGGTCGTGAAAACTTTGCTAAATCGTGCGAGGATAGATCCTGGCTTTACAACTTTAG TTTGGCAGAAATTAGAAGAAGAAAATGCAGACTTTTTTAGAGCATATTACATAAGGCTGAAACTAAAGAAGCAGATCATCTTGTTTAATCATTTGCTTGAACATCAATACCGTCTTACAAAGTATCCAATGCAACCGAAGCTTCCTCTTGCTCCCATACAAAATGGCATCCATCCCATGCCAG TTAACAACTTACCAATGGGATACCCTGTTCTACCACAACCTCCAATGGCGGCTACGGGTCAACCTCATATGAATCCCATGGGTATTTCCAACTGTCATGTGGTCAATGGAGTCCCTGCTCCAAGGAACTTCCAACCTATGAGGGTCAACTCTGGAAACGA AACTATGGGAATAGATAATAGTGCGGCTGATGTGGCGCCTGCGGTTCCAGTAAATGGGGCCATTTCACCCATATCAGATATGCCGATGAGTCCTACATCAGTTGCATCCAGTGGCCATTTCCCTTTTACTGCATCTGAAATATCGGGAATGGGCGTTGACACGTCAGCTCTTGACTCAGCTTTTCCATCTGATGTGGCAAGTTCTGTAGGGTTGCATTTGCCGCCTGATAATGGAACTTCTAGACCTTTTGGCAATATCCCTTGGAATTTTAGTCTTTCGGATCTAACAGCTGATCTGTCGAACTTGGGAG ATTTAGGAGCTCTTGGAAACTACCCTGGTTCCCCTTTTCTTCCATCTGATTCGGATATATTGCTCGATTCCCCTGAGCAAGAGGACATTG tgGAAGAGTTCTTTGCTGACTCGGTTCCTGGACCACCATGCTCCAATTCAGATGACGAAAAATCCTAA